One genomic window of Cygnus olor isolate bCygOlo1 chromosome 3, bCygOlo1.pri.v2, whole genome shotgun sequence includes the following:
- the SPRED2 gene encoding sprouty-related, EVH1 domain-containing protein 2 isoform X2, which translates to MASPGSDSYIVRVKAVVMTRDDSSGGWLPQEGGGLSRVGVCKVTYPEGNGRSGFLIHGERQKDKLVVLECFVKKDLVYTKANPTFHHWKVDNRKFGLTFQSPADARAFDRGVRKAIEDLIEGSTTSSSTLHNEAEVGDDDVFTNATDSSSNSSQKREQPVRTLASPASSEHRRICTRGHLHDHYSSDHYHLEQSAPRSYRHVNFPDDDEEIVRINPREKIWMTGYEDYRHAPARGKNFDPDDMDSYVRFAKSEASKHEYTYPYVDNSDFDLGEDIKGAVIKTQPVKFKPRRKEDGERSRCVYCRDMFNHEENKRGQCQDAPDRVKTCIRRVSCMWCADTMLYHCMSDPEGDYTDPCSCDTSDEMFCLRWMALIALSFIAPCMCCYLPLRACHHCGVMCRCCGGKHKAAG; encoded by the exons TGACAGCTATATTGTGCGAGTCAAAGCTGTGGTTATGACCCGAGATGACTCCAGTGGGGGATGGTTGCCACAAGAAGGAGGCGGTCTCAGTAGAGTTGGCGTCTGCAAGGTCACATACCCGGAGGGCAATGGAAGAAGTGGATTTCTAATCCATGGTGAAAGGCAGAAAGACAAACTG GTGGTGCTGGAGTGCTTCGTGAAGAAGGACCTGGTGTACACCAAGGCGAACCCAACCTTCCACCACTGGAAAGTCGACAACAGGAAGTTTGGGCTCACTTTTCAAAGCCCCGCTGATGCTCGGGCCTTCGACAGAGGCGTGAGGAAAGCCATCGAGGACCTCATTGAAG gGTCTACTACTTCCTCGTCAACGCTTCACAACGAGGCTGAGGTCGGTGACGATGATGTCTTCACA aatgcTACAGATAGCTCCTCCAACTCCTCTCAGAAAAGGGAACAGCCTGTGCGAACTCTGGCTTCTCCGGCATCCAGCGAACATCGAAGAATTTGCACTCGTGGACACCTTCACGACCATTATAGTTCTGACCACTACCATCTAGAACAA TCAGCACCACGATCGTACCGGCACGTCAATTTTCCGGATGACGATGAGGAGATAGTACGCATCAATCCTCGGGAAAAGATTTGGATGACTGGATATGAGGACTATCGCCATGCCCCAGCGCGAGGAAAGAACTTTGATCCTGATGACATGGACTCCTATGTACGTTTTGCCAAAAGTGAGGCCTCAAAACACGAATACACTTATCCTTACGTAGACAACTCAGACTTTGACCTGGGTGAAGATATCAAGGGTGCTGTGATAAAGACTCAACCCGTCAAATTCAAGCCCAGACGGAAGGAGGATGGTGAGAGGTCGCGGTGCGTGTACTGCAGGGACATGTTCAATCATGAGGAGAACAAACGGGGTCAATGCCAGGATGCTCCAGACCGCGTCAAGACTTGCATCCGTCGAGTGAGCTGTATGTGGTGCGCAGACACTATGCTCTATCACTGTATGTCCGATCCGGAAGGAGACTATACAGATCCTTGCTCGTGTGACACCAGTGATGAAATGTTTTGCCTCCGGTGGATGGCCCTTATCGCCTTGTCTTTCATTGCTCCATGTATGTGCTGTTACTTGCCGCTTCGGGCTTGTCACCACTGTGGGGTCATGTGCAGGTGCTGTGGTGGAAAACACAAAGCTGCTGGATGA
- the SPRED2 gene encoding sprouty-related, EVH1 domain-containing protein 2 isoform X1 — protein sequence MSRDGEKMTEDAYPDDDSYIVRVKAVVMTRDDSSGGWLPQEGGGLSRVGVCKVTYPEGNGRSGFLIHGERQKDKLVVLECFVKKDLVYTKANPTFHHWKVDNRKFGLTFQSPADARAFDRGVRKAIEDLIEGSTTSSSTLHNEAEVGDDDVFTNATDSSSNSSQKREQPVRTLASPASSEHRRICTRGHLHDHYSSDHYHLEQSAPRSYRHVNFPDDDEEIVRINPREKIWMTGYEDYRHAPARGKNFDPDDMDSYVRFAKSEASKHEYTYPYVDNSDFDLGEDIKGAVIKTQPVKFKPRRKEDGERSRCVYCRDMFNHEENKRGQCQDAPDRVKTCIRRVSCMWCADTMLYHCMSDPEGDYTDPCSCDTSDEMFCLRWMALIALSFIAPCMCCYLPLRACHHCGVMCRCCGGKHKAAG from the exons TGACAGCTATATTGTGCGAGTCAAAGCTGTGGTTATGACCCGAGATGACTCCAGTGGGGGATGGTTGCCACAAGAAGGAGGCGGTCTCAGTAGAGTTGGCGTCTGCAAGGTCACATACCCGGAGGGCAATGGAAGAAGTGGATTTCTAATCCATGGTGAAAGGCAGAAAGACAAACTG GTGGTGCTGGAGTGCTTCGTGAAGAAGGACCTGGTGTACACCAAGGCGAACCCAACCTTCCACCACTGGAAAGTCGACAACAGGAAGTTTGGGCTCACTTTTCAAAGCCCCGCTGATGCTCGGGCCTTCGACAGAGGCGTGAGGAAAGCCATCGAGGACCTCATTGAAG gGTCTACTACTTCCTCGTCAACGCTTCACAACGAGGCTGAGGTCGGTGACGATGATGTCTTCACA aatgcTACAGATAGCTCCTCCAACTCCTCTCAGAAAAGGGAACAGCCTGTGCGAACTCTGGCTTCTCCGGCATCCAGCGAACATCGAAGAATTTGCACTCGTGGACACCTTCACGACCATTATAGTTCTGACCACTACCATCTAGAACAA TCAGCACCACGATCGTACCGGCACGTCAATTTTCCGGATGACGATGAGGAGATAGTACGCATCAATCCTCGGGAAAAGATTTGGATGACTGGATATGAGGACTATCGCCATGCCCCAGCGCGAGGAAAGAACTTTGATCCTGATGACATGGACTCCTATGTACGTTTTGCCAAAAGTGAGGCCTCAAAACACGAATACACTTATCCTTACGTAGACAACTCAGACTTTGACCTGGGTGAAGATATCAAGGGTGCTGTGATAAAGACTCAACCCGTCAAATTCAAGCCCAGACGGAAGGAGGATGGTGAGAGGTCGCGGTGCGTGTACTGCAGGGACATGTTCAATCATGAGGAGAACAAACGGGGTCAATGCCAGGATGCTCCAGACCGCGTCAAGACTTGCATCCGTCGAGTGAGCTGTATGTGGTGCGCAGACACTATGCTCTATCACTGTATGTCCGATCCGGAAGGAGACTATACAGATCCTTGCTCGTGTGACACCAGTGATGAAATGTTTTGCCTCCGGTGGATGGCCCTTATCGCCTTGTCTTTCATTGCTCCATGTATGTGCTGTTACTTGCCGCTTCGGGCTTGTCACCACTGTGGGGTCATGTGCAGGTGCTGTGGTGGAAAACACAAAGCTGCTGGATGA